A genomic stretch from Mesoplodon densirostris isolate mMesDen1 chromosome 3, mMesDen1 primary haplotype, whole genome shotgun sequence includes:
- the LMAN2 gene encoding vesicular integral-membrane protein VIP36 — MAAVAAAAAAAGWVWRWGWGRRCPGRPGLPGPGPGPTTLILFLLFLGPVAADITDGNSEHLKREHSLIKPYHGVGSSSTLLWDFQGSTMLTSQYVRLTPDERSKEGSIWNHLPCFLKDWEMHVHFKVHGAGKKNLHGDGIALWYTRDRLVPGPVFGSKDNFHGLAIFLDTYPNDETTERVFPYISVMVNNGSLSYDHSKDGRWTELAGCTADFRNRDHDTFLAVRYSRGRLTVMTDLEDKNEWKNCIDITGVRLPTGYYFGASAGTGDLSDNHDIISMKLFQLMVEHTPDEENIDWTKIEPSVNLLKSPKDNVDDPTGNFRSGPLTGWRVFLLLLCALLGIIVCAVVGAVVFQKRQERNKRFY; from the exons ATGGCGGCagtggcagcggcggcggcggcggcaggctGGGTTtggcgctggggctggggccggcgATGCCCGGGGAGGCCTGGGCTTCCCGGCCCCGGCCCTGGCCCCACTACACTTATACTTTTTCTCCTGTTTCTGGGGCCGGTGGCTGCCGATATAACTGACGGCAACAGTGAACACCTCAAACGGGAGCATTCGCTCATCAAGCCCTACCACG GGGTCGGTTCCAGCTCCACGCTCCTCTGGGACTTCCAAGGCAGCACAATGCTCACGAGCCAGTACGTGCGTCTGACCCCTGACGAGCGCAGCAAAGAGGGCTCTATCTGGAACCACCTG CCTTGCTTCCTCAAGGACTGGGAGATGCACGTTCACTTCAAAGTCCATGGCGCAGGGAAGAAGAATCTCCATGGTGACGGCATTGCCTTGTGGTATACCCGGGACCGCCTGGTGCCAG GGCCTGTGTTTGGAAGCAAAGACAACTTCCATGGCTTAGCCATCTTCCTGGACACGTATCCCAATGATGAGACCACAGAG CGTGTGTTCCCGTACATCTCCGTGATGGTGAACAATGGCTCCCTGTCCTACGACCACAGCAAGGATGGCCGCTGGACTGAGCTGGCAGGCTGCACGGCTGACTTCCGCAACCGCGATCACGACACCTTCCTGGCCGTGCGCTACTCCCGGGGTCGCCTGACG GTGATGACCGACCTGGAGGACAAGAACGAGTGGAAGAACTGCATTGACATCACGGGCGTGCGCCTGCCCACTGGCTACTACTTCGGAGCCTCGGCCGGCACCGGCGACCTCTCTG ACAATCATGACATCATCTCCATGAAGCTGTTCCAGCTGATGGTGGAGCACACGCCTGACGAGGAGAACATTGACTGGACCAAGATCGAGCCCAGCGTCAACTTGCTCAAGTCGCCCAAAG aCAACGTGGACGACCCGACGGGGAACTTCCGCAGCGGGCCCCTGACGGGGTGGCGGGTGTTCCTGCTGCTGCTCTGTGCCCTCCTGGGCATCATCGTGTGTGCTGTGGTGGGGGCCGTGGTGTTTCAGAAGAGGCAGGAGCGGAACAAGCGTTTCTACTGA